From the Armatimonadota bacterium genome, one window contains:
- a CDS encoding YcxB family protein, translating into MNEGSFVIFTNTIDDMVAFNMHHLAHSPASRRIRFWSTWGIALVIVLIGAVASLVQGSSHSLVLVCAWAAVYLAFTIPYYRWAVRRRIRKLVGEGENRSFLCRHTVRLTDEGLHAESEVSEGKILWAGIERIAENDDYLFIYTGAAIGLVIPKARIESGDLASLTEELRRNVGPAADGGPR; encoded by the coding sequence ATGAACGAAGGCAGCTTCGTAATCTTCACCAACACCATTGACGACATGGTGGCGTTCAACATGCACCACCTCGCCCATTCGCCGGCCTCCAGGCGCATCAGGTTCTGGTCCACTTGGGGGATCGCCCTGGTCATAGTGCTGATCGGCGCTGTCGCCTCTCTGGTACAGGGAAGCTCGCACAGCCTCGTTCTCGTATGCGCTTGGGCGGCGGTCTACCTGGCTTTCACCATACCCTACTACAGGTGGGCCGTCCGACGGCGTATCAGGAAGCTGGTAGGTGAAGGCGAGAACAGGAGTTTCCTATGCCGACACACGGTACGGCTGACGGATGAAGGTCTGCACGCCGAGTCCGAGGTGTCCGAAGGCAAGATTCTCTGGGCGGGCATAGAGCGCATCGCCGAGAACGACGACTACCTCTTCATCTACACGGGCGCGGCGATAGGGCTGGTGATTCCCAAGGCGAGGATCGAGTCGGGTGATCTCGCGTCTCTCACCGAGGAGCTCAGGCGAAACGTCGGTCCGGCTGCAGACGGGGGCCCGCGATGA
- a CDS encoding type II toxin-antitoxin system HicB family antitoxin has product MIEYPVIFERAGRNYSAYVPDLPGCITTGKTLEETERSIKEAIDLYLDTLREDGQPIPVPTAKAKPVSVAA; this is encoded by the coding sequence GTGATTGAATACCCTGTAATCTTCGAGAGAGCAGGACGCAACTACTCGGCGTATGTGCCTGATCTTCCGGGATGCATCACCACGGGCAAGACTCTGGAGGAGACCGAGCGCAGCATCAAGGAAGCGATCGACCTCTACCTCGACACCCTGCGCGAGGATGGACAACCGATCCCCGTGCCCACTGCGAAGGCGAAACCGGTCTCCGTCGCCGCATAG